The Vicia villosa cultivar HV-30 ecotype Madison, WI linkage group LG1, Vvil1.0, whole genome shotgun sequence genome includes a region encoding these proteins:
- the LOC131629720 gene encoding uncharacterized protein LOC131629720, which produces MASTSIISMAVPVTCTSTKKLESPTSHAFLKAPLTLRPSSKSNGRFQVKASLKEKVVTGLTAAALTAQMVIPDVAEAATVSPSLKNFLLSIVSGGVVVTAILGAVIGVSNFDPVKRG; this is translated from the coding sequence ATGGCTTCAACTTCAATAATCTCAATGGCCGTGCCAGTAACCTGTACCTCCACCAAGAAGTTAGAGTCACCAACCTCTCACGCATTCTTGAAGGCACCATTGACTCTAAGGCCATCATCAAAGTCAAACGGAAGGTTCCAAGTGAAAGCTTCGCTGAAGGAGAAAGTTGTGACAGGGCTGACAGCAGCTGCATTGACAGCTCAAATGGTGATTCCTGATGTGGCCGAAGCTGCTACCGTTTCACCTTCTTTGAAGAATTTCTTGCTCAGTATTGTCTCTGGTGGAGTTGTGGTTACTGCCATTCTTGGGGCTGTTATCGGTGTTTCCAATTTCGATCCTGTCAAGCGAGGCTGA